Genomic window (Synergistaceae bacterium):
AAAAGGAACTGGATTATCGCGATAGTTGTGGTTGTGGTGGTCGCGGGCTACTTCTTCATGCAACAGCAGCAGCCGCCGAAGGTCGAGGAAGCCGAGGTGGTGAAGGAAGAGGTCAAGGAAGAGGTCGTGACCGAGGAGGCGAAGCCTGAAGAGGCCAAGCCGGAGGAGTCCAAGGCGGCGAAGGACACTATCAAGATTGGTCACATAGCCGCCCTCACGGGTGACTGGGCGGCTTACGGTCAGACGGAGGAGAAGGCCTCCAAGCTGGCCGCCGACGAGATCAACGAGAAGGGCGGAGTCCTGGGAAGGAACCTCGAGATAGTCGTCTACGACTTCCGAACTCGCCCCGAGGACGCTGTGAACGCCGTCCGCCGCATGATCGAGGAGGATGGAGTGGTCGCACTTATCGGCGCCAACGGCAGCGGAATCAACATCGCCACCGCGCCCATAGTGAACCGCCTGGGCGTCTCCCAGATCGGCACCGTCACGTCCAACCCGCTTGTCACGGTCGACGAGAAGGGCGAGGTCCGTCCCTACTCCTTCCGCATCTGCTTCACCGACCCCTACCAGGGCAGGCTCATTGCCTTCTTCGCGGCCAAGGAGCTCGGCAAGCTTAAGGCGGCCGTCCTCTACGACGTTGGCAGCGACTACTCCCAGGGGCTTCGCGAGTTCTTTATCGAGAGTTACAAGGGCTACGGCGGCGAGATAGTGGCCGACCTCGGATTCCGCGCCGGTACCGATGTCGACTTCCGCGCGCAGCTCACCGAGATCCGCGACTCGGGCGCCGACGTGCTCGTCCTTCCGAACATGGGCAAGGAGATGGCTCTTACCATGAAGCAGGCGCGTGAGCTCGGCATGGAGGACATAGTCTTCGTAGGCGGAGACGGCTACGGCGAATTTATGTGGGAGATCGCGGGAGACGCGATGGAGAACTCCTACTGGATCAACCACGTTGCCCCCGAGGACCCGGCGATGCAGCCCTTCTTCGCCACGTACAAGGAGAAGTACGACGACGAGTGCAAGGAGTTCGTCAACGGAGTGCTCGGCTATGACGCGATTTATTGGATCGCCGACGCGATCGAGCGCGCCGGGGATGCCGATCCCAAGCTTATCCGCGACGCTCTTGCCGCGACGAAGGATCTGAAGCTTCACCACGCGACGATCACGATAGACCCGAAGGACAATAACCCCGCCGACAAGGACGGCATAGTGCTGATAGCCAAGGACGGCAAGGGTCAGTTCTACAAGAAGATCAAGCCGTAGGCGCTGTGCAGTGAGGAGGCACTCTATACCTCGTTTGCGAAATATGATATAGTTACTCGTTGGCGAGGGTGGGCGGCTTCCGCCCGCCCTCGCCGACACATGAAAGGAGTGATCTCTATTTGGCAACGCTGATACAGCAGATAATCAACGGCCTCTCCCTCGGCTCTGTCTACGCCCTAATCGCCGTTGGTTACTCTCTAGTGTACTCCATCCTGTTGTTCTCCAATTTCGCACACGGCGGTTTTCTGGTTATCGGTGGCTATATATGTTACGCTTCCCTCAGGACTTTGGAGATGGGCATATGGACTGCGGGCATCCTCTCCCTTGTCGGAGCGGGCGTGGCCGCGATACTGACCGAACGCCTCGCGTACCGTCCCATCCGCGAGCGCACCAATGTCACACTGTACCTGCTCATCGCCTCCATGGGAATGAGCATCGTAATCGAGAACATCTTCGTGATAGTGGCAGGCGGACGCTTCCGGGCTCTTCCGGCGGTCATACCCACAAGCCCGGTAAGCTTCTTCG
Coding sequences:
- a CDS encoding ABC transporter substrate-binding protein, which produces MQQQQPPKVEEAEVVKEEVKEEVVTEEAKPEEAKPEESKAAKDTIKIGHIAALTGDWAAYGQTEEKASKLAADEINEKGGVLGRNLEIVVYDFRTRPEDAVNAVRRMIEEDGVVALIGANGSGINIATAPIVNRLGVSQIGTVTSNPLVTVDEKGEVRPYSFRICFTDPYQGRLIAFFAAKELGKLKAAVLYDVGSDYSQGLREFFIESYKGYGGEIVADLGFRAGTDVDFRAQLTEIRDSGADVLVLPNMGKEMALTMKQARELGMEDIVFVGGDGYGEFMWEIAGDAMENSYWINHVAPEDPAMQPFFATYKEKYDDECKEFVNGVLGYDAIYWIADAIERAGDADPKLIRDALAATKDLKLHHATITIDPKDNNPADKDGIVLIAKDGKGQFYKKIKP